A region of Plantactinospora sp. BC1 DNA encodes the following proteins:
- a CDS encoding acyl-ACP desaturase, with the protein MTVTPTAPLGQTALLIELEPVVAGNLDRHLRAAKEWFPHEYVPWGEGRTFDGILDGEAWQPEDSIVPEVARTALVVNLLTEDNLPSYHHQIATLFGRDGAWGTWVHRWTAEEGRHGTAIRDYLTVTRAVDPVALERARMTHMSAGYDNPHDDEVLHSLAYVSFQELATRISHRNTGRVTGDPRCEQLLARIAADENLHMVFYRNLLGAAFELAPSQAMRAVADVVADFQMPGNGIEGFARKSVAIALAGIYDLRQHRDDVLMPVLRQWDVWNVTGLDADGEAAREELAAQLDGLDRAAARFEEKRDARLARLARA; encoded by the coding sequence GTGACCGTCACCCCCACCGCACCGCTCGGCCAGACCGCCCTGCTGATCGAGTTGGAGCCGGTCGTCGCGGGCAACCTCGACCGGCACCTCCGGGCGGCCAAGGAGTGGTTTCCGCACGAGTACGTGCCGTGGGGCGAGGGACGGACCTTCGACGGGATCCTCGACGGCGAGGCGTGGCAGCCCGAGGACAGCATCGTCCCCGAGGTGGCCCGGACCGCGCTGGTGGTCAACCTGCTGACCGAGGACAACCTGCCGTCGTACCACCACCAGATCGCGACCCTCTTCGGCCGGGACGGCGCCTGGGGGACCTGGGTGCACCGGTGGACCGCCGAGGAGGGGCGGCACGGCACGGCGATCCGCGACTACCTGACCGTGACCCGGGCGGTCGACCCGGTGGCGCTGGAGCGGGCCCGGATGACGCACATGTCCGCCGGCTACGACAACCCGCACGACGACGAGGTACTGCACTCGCTGGCGTACGTCTCGTTCCAGGAACTCGCCACCCGGATCTCGCACCGCAACACCGGCCGGGTCACCGGCGACCCGCGCTGCGAGCAGCTGCTCGCCCGGATCGCCGCCGACGAGAACCTGCACATGGTCTTCTACCGCAACCTGCTCGGCGCCGCCTTCGAACTGGCACCGAGCCAGGCGATGCGGGCGGTCGCCGACGTGGTGGCCGACTTCCAGATGCCCGGCAACGGCATCGAGGGCTTCGCCCGCAAGTCGGTGGCGATCGCCCTGGCCGGCATCTACGACCTGCGCCAGCACCGCGACGACGTACTGATGCCGGTACTCCGGCAGTGGGACGTCTGGAACGTCACCGGCCTGGACGCCGACGGCGAGGCTGCCCGCGAAGAGTTGGCGGCGCAGCTCGACGGGCTGGACCGGGCGGCGGCCCGCTTCGAGGAGAAGCGGGACGCCCGACTGGCCCGGCTGGCCCGGGCCTGA
- the hisS gene encoding histidine--tRNA ligase, translated as MSKPTPISGFPEWAPPQRMIEQYVLDRIRRTFELYGFAPLETRAVEPLEQLLRKGETSKEVYLISRLQEEGPASTGEGTLGLHFDLTVPFARYVLENAGKLQFPFRRYQIQKVWRGERPQEGRYREFLQADIDIVDRDTLPPHHEAEIPLVLGDALGGLPIRGTDGRLPITVQVNNRKILEGFYRGLGLADPLAALRAVDRLDRVGPDRVAALLAETAGATEAQAKACLALTEIASPDPSFADAVRGLGVTDPLLDEGLTELVAVMENAVAHAPGLCVADLRIARGLDYYTGTVYETQLRGYERFGSVSSGGRYDNLASDGNARFPGVGISIGVTRLLGLLFGAEALTISRSVPTCVLVALAAEERRPESNRIAEALRRRGIPTEVSPSAAKFGKQIRYAERRGIPYVWFPGADGIGDEVKDIRSGEQVAAAPDAWSPPAADLWPTVG; from the coding sequence ATGAGCAAGCCAACACCCATCTCCGGCTTCCCCGAGTGGGCGCCGCCGCAGCGGATGATCGAGCAGTACGTGCTCGACCGGATCCGCCGCACCTTCGAGCTGTACGGCTTCGCGCCGCTGGAGACCCGCGCCGTCGAGCCGCTGGAGCAGCTCCTGCGCAAGGGCGAGACCTCCAAGGAGGTCTACCTGATCAGTCGCCTCCAGGAGGAGGGGCCGGCCAGCACCGGCGAGGGCACCCTGGGGCTGCACTTCGACCTGACGGTGCCGTTCGCCCGGTACGTGCTGGAGAACGCCGGCAAGCTCCAGTTCCCGTTCCGGCGCTACCAGATCCAGAAGGTCTGGCGGGGCGAACGCCCGCAGGAGGGGCGCTACCGCGAGTTCCTCCAGGCCGACATCGACATCGTGGACCGGGACACCCTGCCGCCGCACCACGAGGCCGAGATCCCGCTGGTGCTCGGCGACGCGCTCGGCGGCCTGCCGATCCGTGGCACCGACGGACGGCTGCCGATCACCGTCCAGGTCAACAACCGCAAGATCCTCGAAGGCTTCTACCGGGGGCTCGGGCTGGCCGATCCGCTGGCGGCGCTGCGTGCGGTGGACCGGCTGGACCGGGTCGGGCCGGACCGGGTGGCGGCGCTGCTGGCCGAGACCGCCGGGGCGACCGAGGCGCAGGCCAAGGCGTGCCTGGCGCTGACCGAGATCGCCAGCCCGGATCCGTCCTTCGCCGACGCGGTGCGCGGGCTCGGGGTGACCGATCCGCTGCTGGACGAGGGGCTGACCGAACTGGTCGCGGTGATGGAGAACGCGGTGGCGCACGCCCCCGGGCTCTGCGTCGCCGACCTGCGCATCGCCCGGGGCCTGGACTACTACACGGGTACGGTCTACGAGACCCAGCTGCGCGGGTACGAGCGGTTCGGCTCGGTCAGCTCCGGCGGCCGGTACGACAACCTGGCCAGCGACGGCAACGCCCGGTTCCCGGGGGTGGGCATCTCGATCGGGGTCACCCGGCTGCTCGGGCTGCTCTTCGGCGCGGAGGCGCTGACGATCTCCCGCAGCGTGCCGACCTGTGTGCTGGTGGCGCTGGCCGCCGAGGAGCGCCGGCCGGAGAGCAACCGGATCGCCGAGGCGCTGCGCCGCCGGGGCATCCCGACCGAGGTGTCGCCGTCGGCGGCGAAGTTCGGCAAGCAGATCCGGTACGCGGAGCGGCGCGGCATCCCGTACGTCTGGTTCCCCGGGGCGGACGGGATCGGCGACGAGGTGAAGGACATCCGCTCCGGCGAGCAGGTGGCGGCGGCGCCGGATGCCTGGTCGCCACCGGCCGCGGACCTCTGGCCGACGGTGGGCTGA
- a CDS encoding MBL fold metallo-hydrolase yields MLVAGFPADAFGTNCYVVATAPGEQCVVVDPGIGVLDRLDDLLAEHRLRPAAVLLTHGHLDHTFSVAPVCGARGIPAYVHPGDRELLADPAKGLSADLTRLFGGRLPYTEPEDVAELTDGATLALAGLEITVDHAPGHTGGSVLFRLPGTGSAVRSDLPLPPGVDWAAEQICLAGDVLFAGSIGRTDLPGGSSSTMVRSLREKILPLADDTVVLPGHGPATSIGRERASNPYLIEVAGPDGPRVASTRGW; encoded by the coding sequence GTGCTCGTCGCCGGCTTCCCCGCGGACGCGTTCGGCACCAACTGCTACGTGGTGGCCACCGCGCCCGGGGAACAGTGTGTCGTCGTCGACCCCGGCATCGGGGTGCTGGACCGGCTCGACGACCTGCTGGCCGAGCATCGGCTGCGGCCGGCCGCCGTGCTGCTGACCCACGGCCATCTCGACCACACCTTCTCGGTCGCGCCGGTCTGCGGCGCCCGGGGCATTCCGGCGTACGTGCATCCGGGCGACCGCGAGCTGCTCGCCGACCCGGCCAAGGGGCTCTCGGCGGACCTGACCCGGCTCTTCGGCGGGCGGCTGCCGTACACCGAGCCGGAGGACGTGGCCGAGCTGACCGACGGGGCGACCCTGGCGCTGGCCGGGTTGGAGATCACCGTCGACCACGCCCCGGGCCATACCGGCGGGTCGGTGCTGTTCCGGCTGCCGGGCACGGGCTCGGCGGTCCGGTCCGACCTGCCCCTTCCACCGGGTGTGGACTGGGCGGCGGAGCAGATCTGCCTGGCGGGCGACGTGCTCTTCGCCGGGTCGATCGGCCGCACCGACCTGCCGGGCGGCAGCTCGTCGACGATGGTACGCAGCCTGCGGGAGAAGATCCTCCCGCTCGCCGACGACACCGTCGTGCTGCCCGGCCACGGCCCCGCGACCAGCATCGGCCGCGAGCGGGCCAGCAACCCGTACCTGATCGAGGTCGCCGGCCCGGACGGGCCGCGGGTCGCGTCCACCCGAGGCTGGTAA
- a CDS encoding peptidylprolyl isomerase: MASSRDRQRKLARAKLDRQMARRAATARRKRQIRAGIGSALALLLIVLGSFWALGGFDREPADDTAAAETCAWSSQDAQANTNLKDVGTPPTRDLPTTGTRPMTITTNQGAPVTVELDLATAPCAAASFTHLAGKSFFDNTKCHELTSEGALRCGDPSGTGQGGPTYTFLSENTPEAPAASPSADPSASASPAASPSASPAATTPAAPLYPVGTVAMIGNAPGANGSQFLIFFKDFSPTQPSYPIVGRVTSGLDVIKKIGAMETVDNGSGVKIKPKTDVVIQSLTVGEPASADPTAVPSAATPTPPVPSASPTVAGQS; encoded by the coding sequence GTGGCTTCCAGCAGGGACCGGCAGCGCAAACTCGCGCGGGCGAAGCTCGACCGGCAGATGGCCCGGCGGGCGGCCACTGCCCGGCGCAAGCGACAGATCCGCGCCGGGATCGGCTCCGCCCTCGCGCTGCTGCTGATCGTGCTGGGCTCGTTCTGGGCGCTCGGCGGTTTCGACCGCGAGCCGGCCGACGACACCGCCGCCGCCGAGACCTGCGCCTGGAGCAGCCAGGACGCCCAGGCGAACACGAACCTCAAGGACGTCGGCACCCCGCCCACCCGGGACCTCCCCACCACCGGCACCCGGCCGATGACGATCACCACGAACCAGGGCGCCCCGGTCACCGTCGAGCTGGACCTGGCCACCGCGCCCTGCGCGGCGGCCAGCTTCACCCACCTGGCCGGCAAGTCGTTCTTCGACAACACCAAGTGCCACGAGCTGACCAGCGAGGGGGCGCTGCGCTGCGGCGACCCGAGCGGCACCGGCCAGGGCGGCCCGACCTACACCTTCCTGAGCGAGAACACCCCGGAGGCCCCGGCGGCGAGCCCGTCCGCCGACCCGTCGGCCAGCGCCAGCCCGGCGGCGAGCCCGTCCGCCAGCCCGGCGGCGACCACTCCGGCCGCACCGCTCTACCCGGTCGGCACCGTCGCCATGATCGGAAACGCGCCCGGCGCCAACGGCAGCCAGTTCCTGATCTTCTTCAAGGACTTCAGCCCGACCCAGCCCAGCTATCCGATCGTCGGCCGGGTGACCAGCGGACTCGACGTGATCAAAAAGATCGGCGCCATGGAAACCGTGGACAATGGTTCTGGCGTCAAAATCAAGCCGAAGACCGACGTGGTGATCCAGAGCCTCACCGTTGGTGAGCCGGCGTCGGCCGACCCGACGGCCGTGCCGTCGGCGGCGACCCCGACGCCGCCGGTGCCGTCGGCCAGCCCGACGGTTGCCGGACAGTCCTGA
- a CDS encoding peptidylprolyl isomerase, producing MTSTRERQRAAARAKLEREMAERAAAARKRRQVQASIGAGVALLLVVAGTVWLVMSVGDDKDGSTQAGTATCAWTDIPADQRNAATKDVGLPPTSVKNTGSQVMTIDTNLGPITAKLNLADVPCTAASFTHLAEKKFFDNTKCHRLVTQGLQVLQCGDPSVTGDKWKETDGTGGPAYRFAEENLPTDKRPPYPAGVIAMANSGQPGSTGSQFFIVYGDSQLPSQYTVLGTVTSGLDLVAQVGAAGDDGAFAQQAGGGHPKKEVLIKSLTMASPVG from the coding sequence GTGACGTCCACCAGAGAGCGGCAGCGCGCCGCGGCGCGGGCCAAGCTGGAACGGGAGATGGCCGAGCGCGCCGCTGCCGCCCGCAAGCGCCGGCAAGTGCAGGCCAGCATCGGCGCCGGGGTGGCGTTGCTGCTGGTGGTCGCGGGCACGGTGTGGCTGGTGATGAGCGTCGGTGACGACAAGGACGGCTCGACCCAGGCGGGCACGGCCACCTGCGCCTGGACCGACATCCCGGCCGACCAGCGCAACGCGGCGACCAAGGACGTCGGGCTGCCGCCGACCTCGGTGAAGAACACCGGCAGTCAGGTGATGACGATCGACACCAACCTCGGGCCGATCACCGCCAAGCTCAACCTCGCCGACGTGCCCTGCACCGCCGCCAGCTTCACGCACCTGGCCGAGAAGAAGTTCTTCGACAACACCAAGTGCCACCGGCTGGTCACCCAGGGCCTCCAGGTCCTCCAGTGCGGCGACCCGAGCGTCACCGGTGACAAGTGGAAGGAAACCGACGGCACGGGCGGCCCGGCGTACCGGTTCGCCGAGGAGAACCTGCCGACGGACAAGCGGCCGCCGTACCCGGCCGGGGTGATCGCGATGGCGAACTCGGGGCAGCCGGGCAGCACCGGCAGCCAGTTCTTCATCGTGTACGGCGACTCGCAGCTCCCCTCCCAGTACACCGTGCTCGGCACCGTCACCAGCGGCCTGGACCTGGTCGCCCAGGTCGGCGCGGCCGGCGACGACGGCGCCTTCGCGCAGCAGGCCGGTGGCGGCCACCCGAAGAAGGAAGTTCTGATCAAGTCGCTGACCATGGCTTCCCCGGTCGGCTGA